The Desulfosporosinus acidiphilus SJ4 genome has a window encoding:
- a CDS encoding tyrosine-type recombinase/integrase has translation MSRYKGIYAILIKQYIDLKRNLGYKFKDAESTYYIFDQFTIRNGETEIGITKELADKWAVKRPNESDSTCYKRVMYLIQFSSFLNDSGYPSYIPRLPKAYKSTFTPYIFSKEEMRSVFAASERLKLDNFMDSAVNVIPALLRMLYGTGIRIGEAVSLKVKDVNLTEQYLIIRKSKNGKDRMIPFSDSLANVCRQYRDSLQVVQGPEDYFFVKRNGRRCNPKAIYEWFRKVLWEAGIPHGGKGQGPRLHDIRHVFSVHSLAAMAKAGLDLYYSLPILSEYLGHQSLEATEKYVRLTSEMYPEIISNVNNICAYAFPEVDCHETN, from the coding sequence ATGAGCAGATACAAGGGCATATATGCTATTTTGATTAAGCAATACATCGATCTCAAAAGAAACTTGGGCTATAAGTTTAAAGATGCTGAAAGCACCTATTACATCTTTGATCAGTTTACCATCAGAAACGGGGAGACCGAGATTGGCATTACTAAGGAGCTGGCCGATAAGTGGGCAGTGAAACGCCCGAATGAGTCGGATAGTACCTGTTACAAAAGAGTTATGTATCTGATACAGTTTTCCTCTTTCCTCAATGATTCAGGGTATCCTTCATATATTCCTCGGCTACCTAAGGCTTACAAAAGCACTTTTACACCATACATTTTCTCCAAAGAGGAGATGAGGTCCGTCTTTGCAGCCAGTGAACGATTAAAATTGGATAACTTTATGGATTCGGCAGTCAATGTAATTCCTGCACTTTTACGCATGTTATACGGTACGGGAATTCGCATCGGTGAAGCGGTATCTCTAAAAGTGAAAGACGTAAACCTAACTGAACAATACCTAATTATCCGGAAAAGCAAAAATGGCAAGGATCGGATGATTCCTTTCTCTGATTCACTTGCTAACGTTTGCAGGCAATACAGAGATTCCTTACAAGTCGTACAGGGGCCTGAAGATTACTTTTTTGTGAAACGTAATGGGCGCAGATGTAATCCGAAAGCTATCTATGAATGGTTTAGGAAAGTCCTCTGGGAAGCAGGTATTCCTCATGGCGGGAAAGGTCAGGGGCCACGCTTGCACGATATCCGCCACGTTTTTAGCGTACATTCGCTGGCGGCAATGGCAAAGGCTGGTTTAGACCTTTATTACTCTCTTCCAATACTCTCTGAATATCTAGGACACCAGTCCCTGGAGGCAACCGAAAAATATGTTAGGCTGACATCTGAGATGTATCCTGAGATAATTTCCAATGTTAACAATATCTGTGCTTATGCTTTTCCTGAGGTA